The genomic stretch cgccataaatgcaccgtgGCTCTAGCGCAGAAAGGCGTCCGCGCCcccgacgtgacccgccacaagtgcCCATGCACGACCGCACAGCagaggctacagtggccgcggctctccctaattcgctacagggcactcatggtcTGCGCTGCCCGGCACAGGAAGAAGCCCGGCCCGTTCTCGCACCCCGCGCATCCCgtgacagggacgcgacgtctgTGTCCCAtgggccatcagcaagataacacGATCGGTCATCTCCCCCCGATGTGCACAGTCAccacgaccgaacaccatcatcatgtttGGATGCAACGGTCACCcgggagatcatcgacaggatccgaGGGCAGCCGCCTCCCCCgatggacgcgctgacaggatcTGAGgaccggagcaggaggcggcggccctggGACTTGATCCtcctccttgtattttactttgcttagcttatctcttttacttctcctcacacccggtctcacctgtaaccccggtgtcctccttgtgctataaaaggagaaccgggggccctgagacaggggactctctcaagccaacagaacccgcacactctcctttagagcatcagtgcacacccaagagacttgggaccagctccctctctcaccctactgtaacccctactacagaccccgcgtgggcaacgaGAATCTTCTCGCGCCAAGACATCCACGGGGCGATCCTCCTGGTTAACCCCCTCGGCCAAGCCAGACAAACAACACTTCCCCTCCCTGATTAACTGCAGCTTGCACGACGAGCAGAGATCCCCGACGAACGACGATAGCAGCCTTTGGAGCagcgtccccgctccaccacaggctcgggggctactattgggggaaaatattaacgacctcctaatgcccattaaaacaacaatcatgaaggcccaggcccacctgcggtaatgaagACTGCtgtcggcccaacatgggaggggagCGCCCCGCTCCGCGTCGCCCGACCcagtgccccggggtcggacgcccCAGACCCCTTGATGGCCggactccgcctcacccgacccagggcgtagggggtcggcctcatccgggcccacaagacaagtatccTCCTCGTGCGCAGACTGGAAGATAGGagtgcggatctcgtgggccccttgccgatctcgccataaatgcaccgtgGCTCTAGCGCAGAAAGGCGTCCGCGCCcccgacgtgacccgccacaagtgcCCATGCACGACCGCACAGCagaggctacagtggccgcggctctccctaattcgctacagggcactcatggtcTGCGCTGCCCGGCACAGGAAGAAGCCCGGCCCGTTCTCGCACCCCGCGCATCCggtgacagggacgcgacgtctgTGTCCCAtgggccatcagcaagataacaggaTCGGCCATCTCCCCCCGATGTGCACAGTCAccacgaccgaacaccatcatcatgtttGGCGGCAACGGTCAccggggagatcatcgacaggatccgagggcagccgccctcccccggtggacgcgctgacaggatcTGAGgaccggagcaggaggcggcggtccTGGGACTTGATCCtcctccttgtattttactttgcttagcttatctcttttacttctcctcacacccggtctcacctgtaaccccggtgtcctccttgtgctataaaaggagaaccgggggccctgagacaggggactctctcaagccaacagaacccgcACACTCTCCTttggagcatcagtgcacacccaagagacttgggaccagctccctctttCACCctactgtaacccctactacagaccccgcgtgggcaacacgagcagctcctcatactggacatagggcttttccttgcccgaaccagtctaaaccccgtgtctcccatgccaccatccgaagccttacgcacataaaagaaatttactagtcctAGTCTTGATCCaccaatcttgacaacgacaagctcagaaactgtagcaaaactacaggaaaggtgtaGAATCCCAAGCTTCtattgatagagaacaagatagaggagtcggatcgggaaaaacttatgatctgaccctcagacctaaggaataactataccggggtcctcagacttaacacagagaagttcttaaaattttacacagatacccttggtcaaaagaaaaaggttacaaccgagccctcgggcgaggcggacaagggtcgggcgagagggaaaaggggtcaggcaagatggaaaaggggtcgggtgagacggaaaggggtcgggcgagatggaaaggggtcgggcaaaatGGAAAGGGTTGGGCAAAACGGGCAGGGGTCGACAGCTTACCTTTGGGTCTACCGGTGAAGtattggggtcgggaagaagcaagctcaggcggaacgatgaaaggtgctaaggcttgggcagcggcgaggtctggtggtgctccggcggcagcggtgcttcttTTGGACAACAAGTAAGTTCTAGCACAGCGCGAAAGAAGCAAGCAGCTGGTGGGtttggaaaggcgggtgttgagcggagaagGGGAGTTCCTCAAGCTTATGCGGCAGTGCTTGAGCACGAAATAGAGGAAGGTGCGGCAAAGCAATGATGGTGAAGGGAAAttcggtagaggctctggtactcccttttctAGCTGTGCGGAAGAGAAGGGGTTTGGGCATCACGAGGATaaggtcgaagaggatggagtgctctgccgtggcggtgaTTGGTCgatgcctccattggccggcgaagccgAGCTTCAGGGACagggtcttcggtcattgggcactgaagacagagCTATGCAGGTGCGGTATTACCGGGCGGAAGGATTGGCGGGGGCGAGCGCGAggtctggtcgcatcaagcaCCGGATTGGGGGGGCGGCTCGACCAACGTGTGGCAGGAAGGAgggaaggggcactgcaggcgagggctctgcaggcgaggtgacagggcaagCGGTGATGCTAGCAAGCGCAGAACCAGCGGCCTTGCTGTGGCAAGCTACTGGCaaggcgggggaaaggagttgtcactacCAGCGCAGTGGTTGGCGAAGACGGTATCGTCGCGGgacgcgcgcgtgggcagcgcgactgggGGGCGATGGAAAAGccagaaggcgttggggcgcgcgtCCAGGAATCCGGGTGAGAtgtgcgcgggaggcgaggtggacTGGCTGGGCAGCGGCCAATCCTTGGTCGCagcggcgacagggcgcctggTGCGGCCGGCGAGATCTtggacgagacgagacgaggcggaaagggctgcagggaccttccgcgcgcgattgggaaggaggcacgctgatccatcttgtcgcggccggcgactgggcgaggcggggctCGTCGGGGAGACtatgccacgcggcggcggggctctaAACAGGGTGCACGCTTGCTCTGGCgcgcttgacccgagagatccgtgggatctgtCTTCTAGGTCCATCTTCCAATCTCTGGCTCtcccaaagctccaaagttcaaaagaacacTGGTtccgggacttagagaaaaacggtGGTTTGCTAGGTGTCAGGGGTCGGGGTTGAttagaactgcagatttgggaacctTCAGCATCAAAAAGGATTAAGGTCCAACTAGTAAAGTTGTAgcagggacttcgttctccaactttcACAAAGGAATTTCTTGGCgtcctgctcaactttccaaagataaaccctccctaaggcgctaggttggCTGAAAACCAGACTTTAGCCGATATGGCTCAAGAAGACTGAGTCAACATATTAGgggcttgtcttaagattaactcggctgatttaaacCCAAGTCGTTACAAGAAGGTTCAGGTAAATCTTTCACAACTCTGCGAAGACTCATACAGTCCATCATGGAGTGcttggagtgtgggtgccatgggcattgcttcttcaggagctccttgaacggAGTCCTCTCTTGATTTCCGCCACTCTTCTTGGAGGATTGGGACATCACCGCGACAAtgttgtctggcttcctcttcCGGTTTTGACCACCcaagtagttgcctcggttgtcgtTGGGACGATTGTTGCGATTCTTGCCGTTACTTTGGCCGTtgctctggttgttgttgttatggCCTCTGTTATGACTAGATTCAAACCTCTCGATCTcgttgtcttcttcatctacccaggcttgtatcatggtcttgagagacttTATATCCTCCGGGcgtcttctgccaaagtcttggaacatccggcggtcatagagactgttctggaagcactctatggcATCCTTCTCTGggatgtccatgatagtggctttcttgtcgaagaaacgaCGGTAACTATGTAGGGTTTtgccttgttgttgtttgatttgcgataagtcgatcctattgccaggaCGTTGTATTGCCCCTgcaaagttgtttgtgaacgccGCCTTCAGTTGACTCCACTTGTCGATGGAGTTCCTTTCTAGAGACTCGAGCCAAGTGAGTagccctgcctccatgcagatagggaagtagatgactttggtattGTCGCTTCCTCCCGCTGTTTGGACTGCTAGCTAGTAGCACCTcagccattggactaggtccTACTTGCCATCGTATTTGTTGATACCCGAAAGTTcaaacttgtcgggtagaaccGTCTTGCGTGCTCATCTTGAaaaggcggggaacccgtcagtgtcttctcccgagtagtcgACTTCCTGCTCGCATTCATAACAACGTCCTTCAATGATGACACGAGTGTCGCGATTCTAGTTGAGCTAACGATGGAGGTCGAGAGGTTGCTCAGGTTCTTGGCggggcccacggtggccacggcctcctaAGGGTCTCGTTCGACTACCTTTTTCCCTATGCTGACTTGCTTCGGGGTTCTCGATTCTAGGAACATCATTTCTGGTGGCCTCGAGGTGACTGGGATGCCTGCTGCTACTACTGCCATGTTGGGAAGAGGTGCGTCGGACTGAGCTGATCGAATTGTGCTGATCAAGTTGTTCGTACACATGCTCTGCCAGTAgagccagttgcctggtgtacttgtcttgtgccATCGTGCGAGTGAGCATGTCAATGGAGGCGATAGTGGTGAGAGGAGTGTGGTGATGTCGCGATTGAACTGGTTCaaacgcgtgatccaagttcatgatgggaaGGCGGCATCGGTGATCTGCTCATGACGTGTTCCTTGCTCGCCAGCGTGTCCTTGACTTTCGGTCTCTTCTCCCTATATGTTGGCGGAGAGGTCATCCGCTAACACATAGTCTAGATGGCATTCGCGTCGTGGATTTCTTTCGGGTTGTTCAGCTCCGTCGCCGTCTTGTGCAGCGACGATGACGAGTAGTTCTCGCTCTGGGGAGAAATTACTCGATCTTGACGTGATGATCTCTGTGGGtccatcttcttcgtagataggagacagaggtgtTCCTTCCTGGTATGGATGGTTGTCGAGGTACGCGACACAGCGTGACTCGTTATCCTTGGCGAGAGTAGATGGCGTCATGTggggctagtagacgaatctgccttgtggagtagatatGATTActaggccctgctgcggacctgataagggGATCTCCTCGTCCGGATCCAAGTAGTAATCGGGATCCTCGATCGAATCTGAGTTTAATTGCAATCTGGACAAGGTGTCTTGGTAGACAGCACTCGAGTTGTATCGtagaccgattcgcacgatCGCTCAAGCGCTGGCTTGTGGGAACTAGCCCGACTGGTGGGAggagtcgagttgtactcggactcgtccctgGAACCTCGGAAGAGgttgaaaattttgttgaatttttcaacggaCTCCTCTAGAGCTTGGCTGtggaggttgatgtcgtagtgcttctcctccggggccggtatgatgtggcggtggaaatttccagcgccGTCCGTGATGCAGATCCAGGAGCTGAAAACTAACATCGTGCCTTCTTCGAACGtgatggtgggcttgatgatgactggagccatcgagttcgtcaGTGGATCTTTAGTGAGAgtccctacctggcacgccagctgtcggtgtttagacccggcaacctaccgagggggtacccgaggtagtgtttgtGCATGGGGCTCGctaagatcaggaactcgaaggtaaactcaaacacacgatttagataagttcgggccgctaatgctgcgtaataccctacatcctgtgtgttggttggattatattgattgattgtttggagggggtccttgcctcgTCTTATATTGctgagggtagggttacatgtcgattgttgtacaagagtactagtcggattcgactagagagttctactctaattgctacgagtagttttccaatcctcgactagtccttattctccacgtagaccacgccgtcctgcaccgtagtctccatgtttgATACGTCTCGGTATACAACCACGTATTGTAGGATTGTCCAAATCTgtcggtgggcccatagatgtatggctgaAAGTTATATCTGCTGATGGTGCTGCAAATTTTTATGAAAAACTTGTTTGTACCCCATGTGAACTCATATCTCAAGCAAGGCTTCTCGTTGCCCATCATCGAGGAATTCTCATCAGAGATGCATATATCCTCACTTCTTACTTAAAATGATTGTTAGCTATAGGTGGGAAACTATTTATGTGGTGGTGGTTCTAAAAGATTCCACGTGGCCCTAGAAGCTGGCAACACTATCGGAGGTCAACTCTGTTTGATCGGTCTTGGTGGACATTTGGGCGTCACGGGCACGTGCCCCGCGCGTCCTTTTATGGACATCAGCATTGGCGCATTGCGTTCTTTGTGGCCCACCATGGAGTGTGTCTACGTATATTTATAGGGTATAAATATGCATATACGTGTATATATATAAACTTGTGCAATTTTTGTGCAAAAAGGACTAACGATACAGCGTGTTGTCttattttcaagaaaaagaagtGTCACGCGTTCACGGTTCACGTACTACTCATGGATAAGAACGTGCAAAGGCTACGTTTTATATGCCGCGAAGGTCAGACGACAAAGACGCCCATTAGTCGCTGTGCCGTGATTTATAAGCAGCAACATTTATATTATTGCAATTTGGGATCAAGGTCGTCCCTCGTCGTTTACCGCGTTAGGTGCCCCCTAGGCCCCAACATCTGCAATTTTGTATATGCGTTAGCAGAGAAATTTCTGCGTGAATGTTGTTGGACTGTCGACAGATAGATAAATGATTTCTCTtcggaggaaaaaaaattgaacttaATTTCTGAAGCGGGACAAGGTCGCTGGCTTTCATACAGTGCCAAAAAAAATTTGGCATTTGTCACCCCCAGCTTCCAGCCCGCAAGAAGAACGTGCCGGTGCCAGCCCAGTCCAGCTTTAAAGCGGGCGAGCTGGGCTCCCGGGGACAACCAGCAGGGCCTGCGGCCCAGCCACGACCTTAGCTAGCAtgggacctgttcgcttcagcttattcagccggcttatcagccaccaaacagtgttttcctctcacaatgaatcagccgtttcagcttttcagccggtttataagctgaagcgaacaggccacaTGAGCGTTGCGCACTTGGCCATGTGCGACAAAGTAATAACccacatttttaaaaaaaaagtaataaCCCACATTTTCCATTAGCATTCTTAAGGACCGGTCGCACCGCTCGATGTGTAGATAATCTTTTCGATTCAAACAACAATATCGTGTTGATTTCTTTAGAGGCAGCACAAGTTCTTTTAACGTGCACCGGTTATGCAAAGCTCAACACTATTCTTCTCTAAGCTCCAAACCTCCCTGctctctcaagtctcaactcaCCACCTGAAGCCACGGAGAGGACCATCGTTCTCTACCTGATGGAGCTGGCCAAGGTCCTCCTCGAGCACGGCCACGCCGTCACCGTGGTATTCATCGACCACCCAAGCAAACCTCccggcctcgccgcggccgtcgaCCACGTCGTCTCCTCCCAGCCCTCCGTCTCGTTCCGCAAACTCCCGCCGGTAGCGGAGCCGCCTTCCGCCTGCGAGGATTTCATCGTCACTTACTCCTCATCCGCGCGCACAACGGGCGCCTCCGCAGcttcctctgctccctccctctccggcgcGTGCACGCCCTCGTCATCGACGTGTTCTCCTTCGACGCCCTCGACGTCGACGGCGAGCTCGGCGTGCCGACCTACGCCTTCTaccccgccggcgctgccgctcTCGCCGTCTACCTCCAGCTCCCTTACATGGCCACTAACATCCCAACAAGCTTTGGAGAGCTTGGGGACACTCCCCTCGAGTTCTTCGGGGTCCCTCCCATCCCGGCGTCTCACCTCAGCAGGGAGATGCGCGAGCGCCTGGAGAGCGACGTCTACAACGCCGCTTTGAGCAGGTGGGCTCGACTGCCGGACGACACCGACGGCATCCTCGTGGACACGTTCGAGTCGTTGGAGCCGCGGGCGGCTCGAGCTCTCAGCGACCCGGgcttccccgccggcggccgggctgTGCCTCCCGTGTTCTGCGTCGGGTAATTGGTCGAAGCGCCCGGTGCGAGGAAACAGAGCACTACATCTGGGAGGCACGAGTGCCTGTCGTGGCTCGACGGGCAACCCGACCGCAGCGTGGTGTACCTCTGCTTCGGCAGCGCCGGCGTCCACCGCGAGGAGCAGCTCCTGGAGATCGCCACCGGCCTGGAGGTGTCCGGGCAGAGGTTCCTGCGGTCGTTCAAGCCCCAAAGAACCAGGCGACCAACGGCGGGCTCAGCCGGAGGGTTTCCTGGAGACGACCAAGGGCCGGGGCCTCGTCGTTGCGTCCTGGGCGCCGCAGGTGGACGTGCTCCAGCACAGGGCGGTCGGCACGTTCGTGTGAggcactgcgggtggaactccgTGCTGTAGGCGGTCGCGGCGGGCGTGCCGACGCTGTGCTGGCCGATGTACGCGGagcagaagatgaacaaggtgttCGTGGCACAGGAGATGGGAATCGGCGTGGAGGTGCTCGGCTGATGTTTGATTGttgaagatgacaccattcctgCTTTGTCCAGATGCTCCAGGTTATTAAGATTATTATCTCTATGAAGAAAGGCTATCTGATTTGATCTTTCATGTACGCTCATGCATCCCGGGCTCCCGGCGAAGCTCATGTACGCCAGCCGGCCCCGTACTAGCGCCCCGTCCGCAAGATGAGCGTGCATCGCCTCGTGAGCCAGTCCGGCGAGTGTAAGGAGACGAACGCAGGACTTTCCTGGAGCCAGCTCGGTGCTCGACTTGTGGTGATTGTTT from Setaria italica strain Yugu1 chromosome II, Setaria_italica_v2.0, whole genome shotgun sequence encodes the following:
- the LOC101768218 gene encoding anthocyanidin 5,3-O-glucosyltransferase produces the protein MELAKVLLEHGHAVTVVFIDHPSKPPGLAAAVDHVVSSQPSVSFLCSLPLRRVHALVIDVFSFDALDVDGELGVPTYAFYPAGAAALAVYLQLPYMATNIPTSFGELGDTPLEFFGVPPIPASHLSREMRERLESDVYNAALSRWARLPDDTDGILVDTFESLEPRAARALSDPGFPAGGRAVPPVFCVGVVYLCFGSAGVHREEQLLEIATGLEVSGQRFLRSFKPQRTRRPTAVAAGVPTLCWPMYAEQKMNKVFVAQEMGIGVEVLG